In one Geoglobus acetivorans genomic region, the following are encoded:
- a CDS encoding formate C-acetyltransferase/glycerol dehydratase family glycyl radical enzyme: MDRISMLVSNVQKPARLSIERAALYTESMKESEGEPMPVRQAKALKHILENIPIQILPGEIIVGTMLPDPPGAILFPEGVGLRIINDLESLPGRESNRLVVDEEDARILVEEIAPYWESRNIEAFASKLMPDIMEVMLSGSLFVLTELAGISHVAVNYPYLLNRGFRWFVEESERRIAEIRESGCEDAEKLVFYEATKITAEGMTRFAERYAGLARNMAEEEGDEARREELIRIAEICERVPAEPPESFHEAVQFVWFVQCALHQENYEQGISMGRIDQYLLPYYLKDLREGRIDRKKAFEILANLWVKPNEIVPPFDSLLELYFSGQATNQALTIGGVDGSGSDATNELSYLMLEVTKAIPLRQPNVHVRVSSKTPDSFLEMLAGIIAEGKNNVGIFNDEAVFRALRFAGVEEGDAWNYSTIGCVEISPFGNAFTSSDAALINVAKALEYALNGGQDMVFGYEFGVKSEKRPQTLDDVISAFREQLAHIVRLVVTGSNILEYANACVKPTPLLSLCVEDCFDRGLDVTEGGAKYNFTGIQAVGIADVADSLAAMEHALKKGYTLEEIIEACRSDFDGYEGLQSILLSAPKYGNDGEADRYARMVLEVYCDEVARYRNFRGGRFTAGCYPMTTNVAFGFMTSALPSGRKQGMSLNSGVSPSTGMDREGVTAAIKSVSKINYDKLSNGASFTVNLDSGILGGKGTGIIKALIRSFVELGGMHIQFNVLNENVLRKAQEEPEKYRWLLVRVAGWSAYFVELSRNVQDELIARISCRL, from the coding sequence ATGGACCGAATTTCTATGCTTGTTTCGAATGTTCAGAAGCCTGCCAGGCTGAGCATTGAAAGGGCGGCACTCTACACAGAATCCATGAAGGAGAGCGAAGGAGAGCCGATGCCCGTAAGGCAGGCGAAGGCTTTGAAGCATATACTTGAGAACATCCCGATTCAGATTCTGCCCGGAGAAATCATTGTCGGAACGATGCTTCCAGACCCTCCGGGAGCGATTCTGTTTCCGGAAGGGGTTGGTCTGAGGATAATAAACGACCTCGAAAGCCTTCCCGGGAGGGAGAGCAACAGGCTTGTGGTTGATGAGGAGGATGCCAGAATTCTTGTGGAGGAGATAGCTCCTTACTGGGAGAGCAGGAACATTGAGGCCTTCGCGTCAAAGCTCATGCCGGACATAATGGAGGTCATGCTTTCAGGCTCGCTTTTCGTTCTCACGGAGCTTGCCGGGATATCTCATGTTGCCGTGAACTACCCGTACCTGCTCAATAGGGGTTTCAGGTGGTTCGTGGAGGAGAGCGAGAGGAGGATTGCCGAGATCAGGGAAAGCGGATGTGAGGATGCAGAAAAGCTCGTTTTTTACGAGGCCACAAAAATTACAGCTGAAGGGATGACCCGCTTTGCCGAAAGGTATGCCGGGCTTGCGAGGAATATGGCTGAAGAGGAGGGTGACGAGGCAAGGAGGGAAGAGCTTATCAGAATTGCAGAGATCTGCGAGAGAGTCCCTGCCGAACCGCCAGAAAGCTTCCACGAGGCAGTGCAGTTCGTGTGGTTCGTTCAGTGCGCACTGCATCAGGAGAACTACGAGCAGGGAATATCCATGGGCAGGATAGACCAGTACCTGCTGCCCTATTATCTGAAGGACCTCAGGGAGGGCAGAATCGACAGGAAAAAAGCCTTCGAAATCCTCGCGAACCTGTGGGTGAAGCCCAACGAGATCGTTCCTCCGTTCGACTCTCTCTTGGAGCTTTACTTCTCAGGGCAGGCCACGAATCAGGCTCTTACCATTGGAGGGGTTGACGGCAGCGGCAGTGATGCGACCAACGAGCTCTCGTACCTCATGCTTGAGGTCACGAAAGCGATCCCGCTAAGGCAGCCCAACGTCCACGTCAGAGTCAGCTCGAAAACGCCCGACAGCTTTCTGGAGATGCTTGCCGGGATCATCGCCGAGGGGAAGAATAACGTGGGGATATTCAATGACGAGGCTGTCTTCAGAGCGCTCAGGTTTGCCGGGGTTGAGGAGGGCGATGCGTGGAACTACTCCACGATCGGGTGTGTGGAGATCTCACCGTTCGGAAATGCCTTCACGTCAAGCGATGCCGCGCTGATAAACGTTGCCAAGGCTCTGGAGTATGCTCTCAACGGCGGACAGGACATGGTCTTCGGCTATGAGTTTGGCGTGAAGTCTGAAAAAAGACCGCAAACTCTCGATGACGTGATCTCCGCGTTCAGGGAGCAGCTCGCCCACATAGTGAGGCTCGTCGTTACAGGCTCAAACATTCTTGAATACGCAAACGCGTGCGTGAAGCCAACCCCTCTGCTGTCACTCTGCGTGGAGGACTGCTTTGACAGGGGGCTGGATGTGACCGAAGGAGGGGCGAAGTACAACTTCACCGGAATTCAGGCTGTCGGCATTGCGGATGTTGCAGATTCGCTTGCGGCAATGGAGCATGCGCTGAAGAAGGGCTACACGCTCGAGGAGATCATAGAGGCGTGCAGGAGCGACTTTGATGGATACGAGGGGCTGCAGTCAATCCTGCTCAGCGCTCCGAAGTATGGAAATGATGGCGAAGCTGACAGGTACGCAAGGATGGTTCTGGAGGTGTACTGCGATGAGGTTGCAAGATACAGAAACTTCAGGGGCGGGAGGTTCACGGCCGGCTGCTACCCGATGACCACAAACGTGGCCTTCGGTTTCATGACCTCCGCACTCCCATCAGGCAGGAAGCAGGGAATGAGCCTGAACAGCGGAGTCTCCCCGTCAACGGGAATGGACAGGGAAGGCGTGACGGCGGCGATAAAGTCAGTAAGCAAGATCAACTATGACAAGCTATCGAACGGAGCTTCCTTCACGGTCAACCTCGACTCCGGAATTCTCGGAGGTAAGGGCACTGGAATTATCAAAGCCTTAATCAGGAGCTTCGTCGAGCTGGGAGGGATGCACATTCAGTTCAACGTTCTCAACGAGAACGTGCTGAGGAAGGCTCAGGAGGAGCCGGAGAAGTACAGGTGGCTGCTCGTCAGGGTTGCGGGGTGGAGCGCCTACTTCGTGGAGCTCTCAAGAAACGTCCAGGACGAGCTGATCGCAAGGATTTCCTGCAGGCTGTGA
- a CDS encoding glycyl-radical enzyme activating protein, giving the protein MKGRIFRIQRFSIHDGPGIRTTIFLKGCPLRCVWCHNPESQRFEAEIAYRAEKCTSCHRCVAACPANALKPESSGIEVDRDVCNGCGECVKVCMSEALFIYGQDVEPSGILDEIRKDAVFYRNSGGGVTFSGGEPYSQPDFLLETLRLCRDEGINTAVDTSGHTPWKNIERTLDLVNLFLYDLKDYDSARHRLLTGTGNELILDNLRKLLPASDVVVRIPFIPSCNFQSHDDFRAFLDLLLRLDAGRVDVLPYHSLSRDKYRWLGREFFEVKEGPDYREFVEMLGEAGIDVSVGGYF; this is encoded by the coding sequence ATGAAGGGAAGGATATTCAGAATCCAGAGGTTCTCGATCCATGACGGCCCGGGGATAAGGACGACCATCTTTCTCAAGGGCTGTCCCCTCAGATGTGTGTGGTGCCACAACCCGGAGTCGCAGAGGTTTGAAGCTGAGATTGCCTACAGGGCTGAGAAGTGCACCTCATGTCATAGATGTGTGGCTGCATGCCCCGCAAACGCATTAAAGCCAGAGTCTTCAGGGATTGAGGTGGACAGGGATGTCTGCAATGGATGCGGAGAGTGCGTGAAGGTCTGCATGAGCGAGGCTCTGTTCATCTACGGGCAGGACGTTGAGCCGTCCGGGATTCTGGATGAGATCAGGAAGGACGCTGTTTTTTACAGAAACTCCGGTGGAGGGGTCACCTTTTCAGGAGGTGAACCGTATTCTCAGCCCGACTTCCTTCTGGAGACGCTCAGGCTGTGCAGGGATGAGGGAATAAACACGGCCGTAGACACATCCGGACACACGCCATGGAAAAACATCGAAAGAACTCTGGATCTCGTAAACCTTTTTCTTTACGACCTCAAGGATTACGACAGCGCGAGACACAGGCTGCTGACCGGGACAGGGAACGAGCTGATTCTGGACAACCTGAGAAAGCTTCTTCCCGCATCAGATGTTGTGGTCAGGATTCCATTCATCCCCTCGTGCAACTTTCAGAGCCATGATGATTTTCGCGCTTTCCTCGACCTGCTGCTGAGGCTTGATGCCGGGAGGGTGGATGTGCTGCCCTACCACTCACTTTCGAGGGACAAGTACAGGTGGCTCGGCAGGGAGTTTTTCGAAGTGAAAGAGGGGCCCGATTACAGGGAGTTCGTGGAGATGCTGGGTGAAGCGGGGATTGATGTGAGTGTGGGAGGTTACTTCTGA